The candidate division WOR-3 bacterium genome includes the window AAGCATGTCTTTCCGCCTCTTTGGAAAATTCCTTACCCCGGGAGACCTCCTTTGGACATATTCCTACAGACGATTGACAGCGTTATAGTATTTAGAGATAAGGACAAGTGAAAGACAGCTGTAGGCGGGGGGTCAGATTTCTACTTTCTACATAAATTTTACAGATGATACAGATTATTTAAGGTTGTGTTAGGTTTGCATTTTCTATTTTTGCAAGGCTAACCTCTGGTTCTGAAAGAACCATCGGTTCTTGAAGAAAACCTCGCCCTACACTGGAATTATTTGGATACCTTTACCAATTTTGCCCATAGGTTTTATTGTCGCTAAATAAAACATTTTATAAAAATGTGGAGAGGACTCAGTGCAACTAATTCTTGACATTTTTCAAAAATTGAATATACTCCACAATGATGAAAAATTTTAAGAGATACTGGATGAAGAAGGTTATGAAGGGAAGGGGCTTTTCGTTCCCATGAATAGATATTTAAATGGACGAGAAGCCCACCAGAAGGTGGGCTTTTTTATTCCCTGATTAAAAGGAGGTTTGATGGAACAGAAATGGTTGGCGACATTGAAGCGATATCTGAAATTTGAAAGTAATATTGATACCCCCTGTTATATCTACGACAGGGAAAAGATAGAGGAGAATATTGAAATTCTTAAAAGAAATTTCAAGGGTATCGCCCGTTTGTTTTTTGCAGTAAAAGCAAATACTAATATAGCAATTCTGAGATTGATAAGAAGTAAAGGTATTGGCGCTGAAGTTGTGTCACCGGGTGAGATATATATCTGCAAAAAGGCAGGATTTAAGGGTGATGAGATACTCTACAATAATGTTGCAAGAAAAGAAGATGAGATACTTTATGCCCGTGAAAATGGAGTAAGATTCTTCAATTTTGAGAGTATAAACCAGGCAATTTTCCTTGAAAAAGTTGCTCAAAAAATCGGGAAGAAAATAAAGGCGTTTGTCCGCATAAATCCCGGGATATTTCCCAAGACCCATCCCCATCTTTCAACAGGTTCAGAGGCGAGTAAATTTGGTATCAGAATGGAGGAACTTCCCGAGGTTGTCAAAATCACAAAAAAATTCAGGTTTGTGGATTTGATCGGAATCCATTGTCACATTGGCTCACAGATTCTATCTCCCAAGCCTTTCATAGATGCAAGCAAAAAGGTCGTTGAGGCAATTC containing:
- the lysA gene encoding diaminopimelate decarboxylase, yielding MEQKWLATLKRYLKFESNIDTPCYIYDREKIEENIEILKRNFKGIARLFFAVKANTNIAILRLIRSKGIGAEVVSPGEIYICKKAGFKGDEILYNNVARKEDEILYARENGVRFFNFESINQAIFLEKVAQKIGKKIKAFVRINPGIFPKTHPHLSTGSEASKFGIRMEELPEVVKITKKFRFVDLIGIHCHIGSQILSPKPFIDASKKVVEAIQFFRKNGFNISAVNLGGGFGVPYTPEEKPLNFKPIVDCYKALKQKYNVEILLEPGRFFVANAGYILTRLIDKKQRNRLPIYMIDAGMTENPRPALYDAYHHINPLFEKKGKQFKVRVTGPLCENADEFGVFNLPELDIGDYLLIHNSGAYTRTMASTYNGRPLPAEFFVDNKIRLIRKKQALRGLIENEQY